The genomic stretch CATCACCTCAAAGCTGACGACCTGAGCCGCCGACGCCGCACCAGTCCCAGGCTTCGATAAACGCCCGCGACAGGCCCGTCCCCGAGACTTCCGGGGGCGGGCCTTTTCGTGTCAAGATTGAATGAGCAACCGGTGCACGCGTCGATGCGCCACTCCGCCGGGATTCACCAGCGCGGACCCATTCCCCTCCTATGGAGCAAACCTCATGAAGCGGCTCATCCAGGGACTGTCCCTGACGTCTCTGTGTCTCTCGCTGGCGGCTTGTGGTGCCAACAAGTTCTACACGCTGCCCGTCGACTCGAATGACGCCTCGACGACCAAGACGTCCATCGGCGTCTGCGCCCTGGAGAGCGGTCTCGAGTCGCAGTCCATGGACAACACGGCCATCGCCGTCACCTACGATGCGACCTCCACGATGTATTACCGTTACAATGGGAAGGACGCGTACACCTTCCAGGTCTCCGTGGACGACAAGCAGGTTCCTCCGGCGGAGCTGGAGGCGAAGCTCGCCACGGTGCGCAAGAAGGGCGAGGAGCTGTACCTCTGCGCCCAGGACCGCATCAACCCGCGCTACGTCGCCGCCCCTACCCACGCGCCCGCGCAGACGAACGTCACCATCAACTTGAACGCCCCGGGCGCGAACTCGCGGGACTCCCTGTCCGCTGGCGCGTCGGTGTCGACGAACACGAACACGGCCTCTGCCTCGACAACGTCCTCCTCCGCGTCGGTGGACCTGGGCGAGGGCACCTGCGCCCGCGCCGTGGACTGCTATGCGCGGCTGGCCAAGACGGTCTGCGAGGGCGCGCAGGACTGCAGCTTCAAGGTGGAGATGTCCGGCAACGACGAGGCGGGCTGCCGTGACGCGCTGCTCCGCGTCCCGGACCTGATTCAGCCGTTCAAGATGATTCGCCCCAACCTCTCCGCGCCGGCCGTCTGCCGCGCCGAGTAGTCCGCTGGAACAGCCCGCCTCCGGTGCCGTGCCGGAGCGCGGGGGTCAGCGGCCTCCGGTTTCCCGGCCCGTGAGGCAGGCGAAGTGGGCGACCTTGGGCCCTCTCGCCGTGAGCCAGGGCGGGACGGGGTGGAGCCATGAGAGCGACACGCGGACATGTGCTGCTGGGCCTTCTGGTGTTGGTGGGGCTGACGGCCGCGGTCGTGCTGGGCATCTGGATGGTGGCCTCCTCCGATTTCAGCGGGCTTCCACCGTGGCTCGCGCTGGGCTGAGAGAGAGACGACGGTTCACCTGGAGGCTGGAGAAGTGGGCCTGCTCATCGTGCCGCTCTTCCCGGTGCCTGGGGCGCAGGCACCCGGCAAGCGCTCCCTGCGGCCCAGCGCCAGGGGGCCCGCGGCGCCACGAGGGCCCCATCCATCCCCCGATGCGCGTCCTGGGACTGTTCGCGGGCATCCTCGCCTGGGGTGGCGGGGTGCACGTCGAGGTGGAGGGGGTGTCGGAGGTGAAGCCTCCTCCACCCCAGCTCCCCGAGGCGCGCTGGGAGGTGCTGTGGCGGCCGAGCGCGGAGGAGACTCAGCAGGCCCGCGCCGCGGCCTGAGCGCCAGGCGCAGTGGATGCGCAGGGCCAGGAGGAGCCGAGAAGGGCCGCTCAGTACCCCACATGCAGGCGGCCGGGGGGCAGCGCCGCCTCGAGCCGCTTCACCTCCGCCTCGGGGACGCGGTCCAGCCCCAGCTTGAACTGCTTGAGCCGGGCGAGTGGAGCGAGGCCCCCGGGCAGCGCGGACAACTCCCCCTGGAAGAACCCGGCATGCGTCAGCTTCGGCATCCGGCCCAGGCCGTCCACCAGGAGCTGGACCTGGCCCGGCGTCGTCTTGAAGAAGCGCCACCACCAGAGCTTCTTGAGTCGCGGCAGCCGGGTCAGCACCTCGGGAAAGCCCTCCAGGGTCATGGCGTCGAGATACAGCTCCTCCAGCGACTCCAGCTCACCGAACGCGTCCGGGAGTCGGGTGAGGTTGTTGCAGTACCGCAGGCTCAGCTTCTTGAGCGCGGGGAGCCGGCACAGCTCCACGGGCAGGGTCTTCAGCGGGAGGGACTCCAGACTGAGGCTCTTCAGCTCCCGCAGCTCGCCAATCCGGGGGGAGAGCTCCGCGACGTCATTCGAGTCCAGCGTGAGACTCTCCAGCCAGGTGAGGGAGAAGACCTCCTCGGGAACGGCCTTCAGCTTCTTCTGCGTGAGCCCGAGCCGCGTGGCCTTCTCGCCTCGCGCCGCCTTCTCCTTCACGGCGGCAATCGCCTTCTCGACGGGGCCGAGCCGGGTGTCTCCCAGCACGGGCTTTCCCGCGCGCAGCTTCGCGAGGAGTCCCTTCCGGTCGAGCGTCGAATCGCTGACGCCGTCCTCGTCTTCATCCTCCGCGCTCCAGGCTCCCGGAAGGAGCGCCTCGTGCGGCTGGAGCGTCTGGCGAGGGCGGCCCACCGGGGCGGTGAGCTTGCTGCCCACGAGCACCTCCACGTCGAGCGCGCCGTGGACCTCGATGTGGTGGTGCTCCTCGACGAGGGTGCGCGCCGTCAGCGCCCCACCGACCCAGAAGATGTCATCACCGAGCGAGTCACCAAAGAGGAGGCCTCGAATCCGGACGTTGCCCGCGACGAACATGGCCGAGAAGGTCGCGACGTTCTCCACCTCCAGGTCTCCCAGCACCACCAGGAGCGTGTGGTCCGCCGCGTGTCCGTCCTCGAGCAGGCCCTTCAGCCGGACGCTCCCGGAGACGACGAGCGGCCTCGGCCCGACGACGAGCGAGTCCGCCTCCAGGTCTCCCTCGTGGAAGAGGACACCTTCCCCGGTGACGCCCTGCCACCACGAGGCCAGATTCTCCCGCCACCCGGGCGTCGCCACCGCCTCCAGGCGGGGCCACAGCTCCTGCGCGGAAACCTCATGCCCCCAGACCTTCACCCCGTCCTGTTTCACAGCCATGTCCCTGAAGCTCCCATCGACTTCACCCGCCTTCAACCTGGAGCAGCGCCGCGAGGAACAGCGAGCAGGTCATCTCGGCGTATAGGGGGCCTACTCCTGGAACGCCTGGGTGAGCTTCGCGATGGCCCCTGGAAGGCCCCGCACGCGCAGCCGGCTGCCGCTCTCGTCGTAGGCCTGGGACACCACCGTGGTGTGCTCGTACACCTCGCTGATGCGCCCCTGCCGGGAGTAGGGAATCACCAGGTCCGCCTCCACCATCGAGGACTCGAAGAAGGCGATGATGTTCTTGCGCAGCATCGCCACGTCGTCCGGCAGGTGCGCGGAGAGCATCAGGGCGTCCGGGTGCTTCGCGAGCAGCGCTTCCTTCGCCGCCGCGTCCAGCCGGTCCACCTTGTTGAAGAGCAGCTTGCTCGGTACGGCGTCCGCGCCGATATCCCGGAGCACCGTGCGGGTGACCTCCAGCTGCGCGGCCCACGTGGGGTCCGACGCATCCACCACGTAGAGCAGCAGTGACGCTTCCAGGGCCTCGTCCAGCGTGGAGCGGAAGGACGCGACCAGGTCGTGCGGCAGCTTCTGGATGAAGCCCACCGTGTCGGAGACCAGGATGCGCGGACGGGTCTCCGGCTGCATCGCGCGCACCGTGGTGTCGAGCGTGGCGAAGAGCTGGTCCGCGACCAGCACCGTGCTGCCCGTCAACGCACGCATCAGCGAGGACTTGCCCGCGTTCGTGTAGCCCACCAGCGCCACCCGCAGCAGGTCCCTTCGCGCGTAGCGGCGGTGGTCCTGGTCCTTCTGGATGGCCGCCAGTCCCTCGCGCAGCTCCGCCAGCCGGTCGCGAATCTTGCGGCGGTCCAGCTCCAGCGCCGAGTCACCCGAGCCACGCCCCTGCTGCCGCTCGCGGCCTCCGGTGGATTCGCGCAGCCGGGGAGCCAGGTAGTTGAGCCGGGCGATCTCCACCTGCATCCGCGCTTCGTGGCTCTTCGCGTGCCGGTGGAAGATGTCGACAATCACGCCCGCGCGGTCCAGCACCATCGCGCCGGTGGCCTTCTCCAGGTTGCGCAGCTGGCCGGGCGACAGCTCGTGGTCCACGACCACCACGGTGGGCCGGGGTTCCGCCTTGTCGTCTTCTTCCGAAGGCGGAGGCAGCAGCGCGTCCTCCGGCTCCCCGTCGTCGGCCTCCTCTTCGACGGCCTCGTCCTCGGGGCCAGGCTCCGTGTTGGCGGCGGCCTCCCACTTCTCGCGAGCCTTCGACGTCCGGTCGCTCGCCCCGGACGCAATCACGCCCTTGCCTCCGGTGAGGGCCGCCAGCTCCTTGAGCTTGCCCGTCCCGAGCACCGTGCCCGTGGCCAGCCGCGTCCGCTTCTGGGACACGGTCGCCACCGTGTCATACCCCAGCGTGTGCACCAGCCGGCGCAGCTCCGCGAAGTCCGCGGCGTGCTCTTCGTCGGAGACGCCCGGAAGCTGGACACCGACGAGGACGGCACGCGGACGTTCAGGGAGGGTGGATATCGTCATGCGCATGCTCGTAGCACGTCGCGCCTTCCCGTGACGGGGCGAGTCCACGCCCCCCGCCCCCCCACCGGGTCCGGGCGACACCTTGCCTGGATGGGGAGGGGGCAGGAATACCGGGAGCGGACCTCCCGGGCAGGGTAGGCTTCCGCCTCCTCGCGCCACCCAAGGCTTCCTTCCCATGACATTCGCTTCGCTCGGCCTGTCGGACGCGCTCACCCGCGCCGTGGTCGGACTCGGATACGACGAACCCACGCCGGTGCAGCGCGCGACCATCCCCGTGGTCCTGCGAGGTGGCGACGTCTGGGCTTCGGCGAAGACGGGCTCGGGGAAGACCGCCGCGTTCCTGCTGCCCATCCTGGAAGCCCTGCGGGCGCGTCCCGGTGGGTCGGTCCGACCGGTGCGGGCCTTCATCCTGGTGCCCACGCGGGAGCTCGCCGCGCAGATCGTCGATTCCATCCAGCGGTACGGCCAACACCTGAAGAAGCCGCTGAAGACCTGCCTCGCGGTCGGTGGCGTCTCCGCCAACCCGCAGATGCTGGCGCTGCGGGGCGGCGCGGACATCGTCGTGGCCACGCCCGGCCGCGCGCTGGACCTGGTGCATCAGAACGCGCTCCGGCTGGACGAGGTGGAGACGCTGGTGCTCGACGAGGCCGACCGGCTGTTCTCGTTGGGCTTCGCCGATGAGCTCAACAGCCTGCTGGCGCTGCTGCCCGCGCGCCGCCAGAACCTGTTGTTCTCCGCCACCTTCCCACCCGCGGTGCGGAAGTTCGCGGAGCAACTGCTGCACGAGCCCACGCGCATCGACGTCGATGACGGGGAGCTGCCCTCGACGGAGTTCATCCTCCAGCGGGCCCTCCAGGTGGATGTGCCCCGGCGCACGATGCTGCTGCGGCACCTGTTGGAAACACATGCGTGGAGCCACGTGCTCACGTTCGTGGCCAGTCGCTACACGGCGGACCATGTCGCGCTGAAGCTGAACCGCGCCGGCATCGTCGCGACGTCATTGCATGGGGAACTCAGCCAGGGCGCGCGCACGAAGGCGCTCGCGGACTTCAAGGCGAAGCGCGTGCGCGTACTCGTGGCCACGGACGTCGCCGCTCGCGGCCTGGACATCGCGCAGCTGCCGGCGGTCGTGAACTACGACCTGCCCCGCTCGACCGCGGACTACGTGCATCGCATCGGCCGCACGGGGCGCGCGGGCGACAAGGGCGTGGCGATCAGCTTCGTCAGCGCGAACACCGAAGCCCACTTCCGACTCATTGAGAAACGCCACCAACTCGACCTCCCGCGCGAGCAGGTGCCGGGCTTCGAGCCGACGGAAGAGGTCTCGACGACCACGCCGCCCCTGGATCCGAACGGCGGCGTGAAGGGTCGGCGCAAGAGCAAGAAGGACAAGCTGCGCGAAGCCGCCGCTGCCGCCGCTGCCGCCGCTGCCGCCGCCACTCGCCCTCCGAAGCGCGGGCCGTAGCGGCTCCTGCTCCCCCGTGTCCAGCAGGGCCACGTGCGGGTGAGTCCCCCCCGGGGTGCCACCCCCTTCGTAGGCGGTG from Myxococcus xanthus encodes the following:
- a CDS encoding leucine-rich repeat domain-containing protein, coding for MAVKQDGVKVWGHEVSAQELWPRLEAVATPGWRENLASWWQGVTGEGVLFHEGDLEADSLVVGPRPLVVSGSVRLKGLLEDGHAADHTLLVVLGDLEVENVATFSAMFVAGNVRIRGLLFGDSLGDDIFWVGGALTARTLVEEHHHIEVHGALDVEVLVGSKLTAPVGRPRQTLQPHEALLPGAWSAEDEDEDGVSDSTLDRKGLLAKLRAGKPVLGDTRLGPVEKAIAAVKEKAARGEKATRLGLTQKKLKAVPEEVFSLTWLESLTLDSNDVAELSPRIGELRELKSLSLESLPLKTLPVELCRLPALKKLSLRYCNNLTRLPDAFGELESLEELYLDAMTLEGFPEVLTRLPRLKKLWWWRFFKTTPGQVQLLVDGLGRMPKLTHAGFFQGELSALPGGLAPLARLKQFKLGLDRVPEAEVKRLEAALPPGRLHVGY
- the hflX gene encoding GTPase HflX — translated: MRMTISTLPERPRAVLVGVQLPGVSDEEHAADFAELRRLVHTLGYDTVATVSQKRTRLATGTVLGTGKLKELAALTGGKGVIASGASDRTSKAREKWEAAANTEPGPEDEAVEEEADDGEPEDALLPPPSEEDDKAEPRPTVVVVDHELSPGQLRNLEKATGAMVLDRAGVIVDIFHRHAKSHEARMQVEIARLNYLAPRLRESTGGRERQQGRGSGDSALELDRRKIRDRLAELREGLAAIQKDQDHRRYARRDLLRVALVGYTNAGKSSLMRALTGSTVLVADQLFATLDTTVRAMQPETRPRILVSDTVGFIQKLPHDLVASFRSTLDEALEASLLLYVVDASDPTWAAQLEVTRTVLRDIGADAVPSKLLFNKVDRLDAAAKEALLAKHPDALMLSAHLPDDVAMLRKNIIAFFESSMVEADLVIPYSRQGRISEVYEHTTVVSQAYDESGSRLRVRGLPGAIAKLTQAFQE
- a CDS encoding DEAD/DEAH box helicase, producing the protein MTFASLGLSDALTRAVVGLGYDEPTPVQRATIPVVLRGGDVWASAKTGSGKTAAFLLPILEALRARPGGSVRPVRAFILVPTRELAAQIVDSIQRYGQHLKKPLKTCLAVGGVSANPQMLALRGGADIVVATPGRALDLVHQNALRLDEVETLVLDEADRLFSLGFADELNSLLALLPARRQNLLFSATFPPAVRKFAEQLLHEPTRIDVDDGELPSTEFILQRALQVDVPRRTMLLRHLLETHAWSHVLTFVASRYTADHVALKLNRAGIVATSLHGELSQGARTKALADFKAKRVRVLVATDVAARGLDIAQLPAVVNYDLPRSTADYVHRIGRTGRAGDKGVAISFVSANTEAHFRLIEKRHQLDLPREQVPGFEPTEEVSTTTPPLDPNGGVKGRRKSKKDKLREAAAAAAAAAAAATRPPKRGP